One Peromyscus maniculatus bairdii isolate BWxNUB_F1_BW_parent chromosome 14, HU_Pman_BW_mat_3.1, whole genome shotgun sequence genomic window carries:
- the Bdkrb1 gene encoding B1 bradykinin receptor, which produces MASQALLELQPSNQSQQTPPNITSCEGAPEAWGLLYRVLPGFVITICFFGLLGNLLVLSFFLLPRRRRRQHRLTIAEIYLANLAASDLVFVLGLPFWAENIENHFNWPFGTDLCRVVSGIIKANLFISIFLVVAISQDRYRLLVYPMTSRGCRRRRQARATCLLIWVAGALLSIPTFLLRSVKVVPDLNISACILLFPHEAWHFARMVELNILGFFLPLAAIIFFNYHILASLRGQKEASRTRCGGPKGSKTTGLILTLVASFLVCWAPYHFFAFLDFLVQVKAIQSCAWKEFTDLGLQLANFFAFINSCLNPLIYVFVGRLLKSRVWEHYK; this is translated from the coding sequence ATGGCGTCCCAGGCCTTGTTGGAGCTGCAGCCCTCTAACCAAAGCCAGCAGACCCCTCCCAACATCACCTCCTGCGAGGGTGCTCCAGAAGCCTGGGGCCTCCTGTATAGGGTGCTACCAGGGTTTGTCATCACCATCTGTTTCTTTGGCCTCCTGGGGAACCTCTTAGTCCTGtccttctttctcctgcctcggcggcggcggaggcAACACCGCTTAACCATAGCAGAAATCTACCTGGCTAACCTGGCAGCTTCTGACCTGGTGTTCGTCCTGGGCCTGCCCTTCTGGGCAGAGAACATTGAGAACCATTTCAACTGGCCCTTTGGCACTGACCTCTGCCGGGTGGTCAGCGGGATCATCAAGGCCAATCTGTTCATCAGCATCTTCCTGGTGGTGGCCATCAGTCAGGACCGCTACAGGTTGCTGGTTTACCCCATGACCAGCCGGGGatgccggcggcggcggcaagcCAGGGCCACCTGCCTGCTCATCTGGGTGGCAGGGGCCCTCCTGAGCATCCCCACCTTCCTTCTGCGGTCTGTCAAAGTCGTCCCCGACCTGAACATCTCTGCCTGCATCCTGCTTTTCCCCCACGAGGCTTGGCATTTTGCAAGGATGGTGGAGCTGAACATTCTGGGTTTCTTCCTCCCATTGGCCGCCATCATCTTCTTCAACTATCACATCCTGGCCTCCCTGAGAGGGCAGAAGGAGGCCAGCAGGACCCGGTGTGGGGGTCCCAAGGGCAGCAAGACGACAGGGCTGATCCTCACCCTGGTGGCCTCCTTCCTGGTCTGCTGGGCCCCCTACCACTTCTTTGCCTTCCTGGATTTCCTGGTCCAGGTGAAAGCAATCCAGAGCTGTGCCTGGAAGGAATTCACGGACCTGGGCCTGCAGCTGGCCAACTTCTTCGCTTTCATCAACAGCTGCCTGAACCCACTGATTTACGTCTTTGTGGGCCGGCTTTTAAAGAGCAGGGTCTGGGAACATTATAAATGA